Sequence from the Anaerolineales bacterium genome:
GCGCCGTATTCCTGTGGGACGTGTACTGGTTGATTCCCATACATTTCATGCGCTCAGACGATGTGATCGGATTGGTCGGATTCCAGGCGCGCAGCGTGAAACCGGATTTCAGCCACGAAGAAGAGATCAGTATCAAGGCGCTTGTCGATCGAGCGGCGGTGGCTCTGGCAGACCGGCTGCTGCAGCGTGAAGTATTCAGCGTCGTGGATCGTCTGGTTCCGGAGATGGAAGAAATTCAACGCATGCGAGCGGAATCAAGCTACGGCAGCGCGGAGTCGTTGGCGGAACCCATCGAAGATCTGCCTTCAGACAAGGATGTCGTCGAGCTCGTTCGCGATGCATTGGGGCATTATTGGGGTGGGCCGCGGCTCACGCGGAGTCCATTACTGGGATTACGCGTCGTACGCCGGGAGGTAGAGGATCACGAAAACAACCCGGTCAACGCACTGCGGGCGATCCTGCGCCGTGCCATCGAACAGATTCGCCCGGAAGGCGACCGTCGTTTTACCGCCGAATGGATGCTATACAATATTCTCGAGATGAAATTCCTCCAGGGACGCAAAGTGCGAGACGTTGCAATGCGCCTGGCAATGTCAGAGGCGGATTTATATCGCAAACAACGGATCGCCATCGAAGAGGTGGCCCGCGGAGTTACACAAATGGAGCGGGAAGTTGTCGCTTCGGAGTTGGGTGGGGAGGTGGATGATTCGAACGACTGACATTTTGCACTTTTTATGGAATAGAGTATCCTATTTTTAATTTTCGGTAGGGATACCCGCGTGAGAAATTGTAGCGATTGAGGACAGGCGATGGACGAGGGTTTGGATAATGAACGAATGGGGGGACCGCCGCAAATGGACGAATCTTGGTGGTCGGCAGTGCTGCAGGATGAAGGACGTTATCAATCGGCGGATCGAGAACGCTCGCCTCAAACAAAGTGCGATAAAACGGACAACGTAGGCGACGCGCAGGATTGGACCTGGGCGAAAGATCTCTACGAGCGGGACGACACCGTCAATTTGAACGTCATCGGCTATAACCGCGGCGGATTGCTCGTCGAGGCTCGAAGTCTGCGCGGCTTCATTCCGGTCTCTCATCTCGTCGACGTTCAGCAGGATACCGATAACGATGACTTTAGCGAACTGCTCGAGAGCATCGTAGGCAGTGAATTAACACTGAAGGTGATCGAGTTCGAACCAGAGCGAGGACGCCTCGTGTTTTCGGAACGCGCCGCGCTGGCCGGACCTGGAAAACGGATGGAATTGCTCGCAAATCTCAAGCCGGGAGAATGCGTGGAAGGGAAGGTCACGAACATCACCCGCTTCGGGGTCTTTGTGGACCTGGGCGGCGTCGAGGGTCTGGTCCATGTTTCCGAATTATCATGGGGCCGGGTGCGGCATCCATGTGATGTCGTCAATTGCGGTCAGACCTTAAAAGTTCACGTTCTCTCGGTCGATCGGGATCTGGGCCGGGTTGCTCTGAGTTTGAAAGATCTGCTTCCCGACCCATGGAATGCTGTCGATAGTCGTTATCATGTCGGCGAAATCGTCGAGGGGACGGTAACCAACGTGGTCAAATTCGGGGCTTTCGTTGGCATCGAAGAAGGTTTGGAAGGCTTGATCCACGTCTCTGAACTGGGAGACGGCAACTTGCTGCACCCTCGCAACGTCGTGCGCGAGGGCGAAAAAGTGCGGGTTCGAATCATCCACATCGACGCAGAGGATCGTCGTTTGGGTTTGAGCTTACGGCAGGTGTCCCAACACGATGCTGATGATGATGCTGGCGAAGAAAACCCAGACTCCTCCGCGGATTATTCCTCAATCCTCTAGCGGGAGACCGGTGAGTAATATCAGGGCAGCGCCTGCGCGCCCGTATTTACCTTTCTTGCGGACACAAGGGAATGCGTATTACTGATTCGAAGGATGAACTTCGCAGCTCGAGCAGCGATTCGACCCCGTCGGATGCGGGAATCGGTTGGCTGATTCTCGAACGTGCCTTGCGCTACGCCGACGATATTGGAGGTATCGTTCTGGTGGCGGCGGCTCTGCTGACCGTCCTTGGTATCAGCGGAGGGACCCACGGCGGGTTGATCGATCCCTGGGCAGCTTTCATAAAGCGCTGGTTTGGCCTCGGTGCAATCTTGTTCCCGCTGGTGATGATATTTGGTGCGCTGCAGCTCTTCAACCGGCGTAGAGGCCGTCCCGTCGAGGTGAGATGGTCACAAATCATCGCCCTGGAACTGGCGATATTCGGCCTGCTGGCGATCTTCGCTTTCATTGACGGCATGGATTTGCCTCGAGCAGAGAGCGGCCATGCCGGTGGTATTGTGGGTTGGGGGATCGCCACGCTGCTGGATTCACTCGTCGGCGGAATCGTCAGCATCGCAGCGCTGCTGCTGTTGACCGCCGGCGCTGGTGTTTATGCGCTGCGAGGCGTGTTGGCGCGCTATGCGCTGCGCGTGCAGGAGACGGCAGAACGTACGACTTTACCGGCGGCGGCTTTTCCGGAGGAGGAAGTTCCGGAAGCGAGAGCCGCACGTTCGCAGTCAACACAAACGCGACAGCCCTCCATATCTCAACTTCCGCGTGCATACCGTAAGCATTTCAAGGTCGAGCAGGTGGTGGAGGACAGGCCGTCGAAACCTGCAGTGCGAGATGAACGCTTGCCTCCATTGGCCATGCTGGAAGCAGGCCGTGCGGTCAGCGTCACCGAAAAGGAAATCAACCTCGCGGCGGGCCTCATCGAAAAGACGTTGGCGGATTTTGGCATCCCGGTCCGGGTGGTGGATTTCAAAGCCGGACCTACGGTGACCCAGTTTGCCGTCGAACCCGGATACGTCGAGACGGTCGCCATAGACGGGGAAGTACGGCGCAGCAAGGTGAGAGTGTCACAAATCTCTTCCCTGGCGAGCGACCTCGCCCTGGCGCTCTCGGCACCCACATTGCGGGTCGAAGCGCCTGTGCCGGGGCGGGCTTACGTGGGGATCGAGGTGCCAAACCGCAGCCCGGCGGTCGTGCGTCTACGGGGTATTCTCGAATCCGACGAATTCCAATCCGCCAAATCTCCGCTGACGATCGCATTGGGCCGCAATGTTTCCGGTAAGGCGGTCGTCGGCGATCTGGCTTCGATGCCGCACTTGTTGATCGCCGGTACCACGGGTTCCGGCAAGTCGGTGTGCATCACCGCCTTGACGACCACCCTGGCGTTCGAAAATTCGCCGGAAGACCTGCGCTTCGTGATGATCGATCCCAAAATGGTCGAACTGCTGCGCTTCAACGGGTTGCCGCACCTTATCGGCAAGGTTGAAACTGATTTGGAACGCATCACCGGGGTGCTGCGTTGGTGTATGATCGAGATGGATCGCCGTTATCGTCTGCTGGAGGAGGTAAAGGCGCGTGACATCGATTCCTACAATCGAAAAGTCAGGCGCAAACGGAATGCGGAGCGTCTGCCGCGCATCGTGGTGATGATCGATGAACTCGCCGATGTGATGATGATGGCTCCCGATCAAACGGAACAAACCCTGGTGCGTTTGGCCCAGATGGCGCGTGCGGTCGGAATTCACCTTGTGCTGGCGACGCAACGGCCGAGCACCGACATCCTCACCGGCCTGATTAAAGCCAATTTCCCGGCAAGGATTTCGTTCGCGGTAGCGTCCAGCGTCGATTCGCGCGTCATTCTGGACGGCTCTGGTGCGGAAACGCTGCTGGGCCGCGGCGATATGCTCTTCCTGTCGCCCGAAGCGGGAGCGCCGGTACGCCTGCAGGGCGTTTTCGTCAGCGATCGCGAGATCGAAGGTCTGGTGGAGTACTGGCGCAATGAGGTGGGCGTACGCTACCAGAGCGAAAAACCGCCCTGGGACGATTTGATCGCACGCATCGCCATGGTCGAGGAGCGCGATGAAATCATCGAACAGGCGATCGCGCTCGTCAAGGAAAAGCGAGAAGCCAGCGCCTCCATGCTGCAGCGCGGCTTGCGTATCGGCTATCCCCGCGCAGCCAGATTGATGGACGAACTCGAGGAATTGGGCGTGGTGGGACGTCCACAATCGGGCGGCCGCACGCGCGAGGTACTCATCGGCATGGACGACGATCCGCTCATGGATCAAGTCGAGGATGAGGACGACGATGCTTGACTGGACCGATAAGCGGCGTTAGGATTGCACGACCCAAGGAGAATTCATGCAGGTTGATGACACAGCACGCGCAGAAAAGCCGACGCTCACTGACATGCTGCGGGTCCGTTTCAAGGGTGTGGTCGATCCGGCCGCTAGGTTCATCGGACGGCTTGGAATCACTCCCAACATGCTCACGTTGACCGGCCTGGCGGGCAACATCGTTGCGGCTTTCTTCCTCTCACGGGGCGAATTGTTGGTCGGTGGATTGATCATTCTACTCGTAG
This genomic interval carries:
- a CDS encoding S1 RNA-binding domain-containing protein; this encodes MDEGLDNERMGGPPQMDESWWSAVLQDEGRYQSADRERSPQTKCDKTDNVGDAQDWTWAKDLYERDDTVNLNVIGYNRGGLLVEARSLRGFIPVSHLVDVQQDTDNDDFSELLESIVGSELTLKVIEFEPERGRLVFSERAALAGPGKRMELLANLKPGECVEGKVTNITRFGVFVDLGGVEGLVHVSELSWGRVRHPCDVVNCGQTLKVHVLSVDRDLGRVALSLKDLLPDPWNAVDSRYHVGEIVEGTVTNVVKFGAFVGIEEGLEGLIHVSELGDGNLLHPRNVVREGEKVRVRIIHIDAEDRRLGLSLRQVSQHDADDDAGEENPDSSADYSSIL
- a CDS encoding DNA translocase FtsK 4TM domain-containing protein; the encoded protein is MRITDSKDELRSSSSDSTPSDAGIGWLILERALRYADDIGGIVLVAAALLTVLGISGGTHGGLIDPWAAFIKRWFGLGAILFPLVMIFGALQLFNRRRGRPVEVRWSQIIALELAIFGLLAIFAFIDGMDLPRAESGHAGGIVGWGIATLLDSLVGGIVSIAALLLLTAGAGVYALRGVLARYALRVQETAERTTLPAAAFPEEEVPEARAARSQSTQTRQPSISQLPRAYRKHFKVEQVVEDRPSKPAVRDERLPPLAMLEAGRAVSVTEKEINLAAGLIEKTLADFGIPVRVVDFKAGPTVTQFAVEPGYVETVAIDGEVRRSKVRVSQISSLASDLALALSAPTLRVEAPVPGRAYVGIEVPNRSPAVVRLRGILESDEFQSAKSPLTIALGRNVSGKAVVGDLASMPHLLIAGTTGSGKSVCITALTTTLAFENSPEDLRFVMIDPKMVELLRFNGLPHLIGKVETDLERITGVLRWCMIEMDRRYRLLEEVKARDIDSYNRKVRRKRNAERLPRIVVMIDELADVMMMAPDQTEQTLVRLAQMARAVGIHLVLATQRPSTDILTGLIKANFPARISFAVASSVDSRVILDGSGAETLLGRGDMLFLSPEAGAPVRLQGVFVSDREIEGLVEYWRNEVGVRYQSEKPPWDDLIARIAMVEERDEIIEQAIALVKEKREASASMLQRGLRIGYPRAARLMDELEELGVVGRPQSGGRTREVLIGMDDDPLMDQVEDEDDDA